The following are encoded in a window of Candidatus Babeliales bacterium genomic DNA:
- the uvrA gene encoding excinuclease ABC subunit UvrA: MNNNNNKGFIKVTGAKEHNLKSVSVQIPKEQLVVITGPSGSGKSSLALDTLYAEGKRRYVESLSSYARQFLGVSKRPDVEKIEGLCPAIAIDQKTVGYNPRSTVGTITEIYDYFRVLFARVGTPHCPECDAVISAESPERITNMLIATYGPGHEQKNPVRPEEPGSGRLEGPTSSIVTIASPIAIEKKGEFQKELVRFFERGYYRFSIDGTEHRFKDVKEIAALKLEKQVKHNISVLVDKIEVSEEDKTRLQEGIEKAFALNGGLCSIINDKGKERVYSAHRICVECVRSFPELEPRFFSFNSPIGACENCHGLGFTYEQGYDSNSQTSEEGEEGGGSYYLSFGYSERPCDWCKGMRLKDEVLAVRIKGKNIANYCMMSIGALLKEMKSFTLTDEMQEIAEPLVREIISRLSFLDNVGLSYLTLARTARTLSGGEGQRIRLATQIGSALSGVLYILDEPSIGLHQRDNDRLIATLKLLRDQGNTVVVVEHDMDTIREADYLIDMGPAAGILGGEVTAFGTPEEMKHNEHSLTGAYLSGKRGIVAPAKRRAPRAFITLKGANANNLKNLNVQIPLGVFVAVSGVSGSGKSSLIMQTLAPALRQYFSLGYSIGRGFDEIEGLDNIKNMVMVDQSPIGRTPRSNPATYLGIFDEIRKLFSSLPESNARGYKQGRFSFNVAEGRCFECSGEGIIKVSMHFLEDVIVVCKSCKGKRYNQQTLEIYYKGKNIYDVLNMSVLEAREFFEHFTSIKKRLDFLCEVGLDYIKLGQASTTLSGGEAQRIKLVNELAKRDKNTMYILDEPTTGLHSCDVEKLLVVLNNLVNRGNTVLVIEHNLDVLKCVDYLIDIGPEGGDQGGLVVASGTPEAVCKVKSSLTGQYLKKYLK, encoded by the coding sequence ATGAACAATAACAATAATAAAGGTTTTATCAAAGTTACTGGTGCCAAAGAGCACAATCTTAAATCAGTTTCTGTTCAAATACCAAAGGAACAGCTGGTTGTTATTACCGGGCCTTCAGGGTCGGGTAAAAGTTCATTAGCCCTGGACACCCTCTATGCCGAAGGTAAACGTCGCTATGTTGAGTCGTTGTCATCGTACGCCCGCCAATTTTTGGGTGTAAGCAAACGACCAGACGTTGAAAAGATTGAAGGCTTGTGTCCGGCAATTGCAATCGACCAAAAGACGGTTGGTTACAACCCTCGTTCTACTGTTGGTACTATTACCGAAATTTATGATTATTTCCGTGTGCTCTTTGCGCGTGTTGGTACGCCGCACTGTCCTGAGTGTGACGCGGTTATTAGCGCCGAATCTCCTGAGCGCATTACCAACATGCTCATTGCTACCTACGGCCCTGGGCATGAACAAAAAAATCCCGTTCGTCCTGAGGAGCCCGGCAGCGGGCGTCTCGAAGGACCAACAAGCAGCATAGTTACCATTGCCTCGCCGATTGCCATTGAAAAAAAGGGTGAGTTTCAAAAGGAACTGGTTCGCTTTTTTGAACGTGGCTACTACCGCTTTTCTATTGATGGCACCGAGCATCGCTTTAAAGATGTTAAAGAAATTGCCGCGTTAAAACTTGAAAAACAGGTAAAACACAACATTAGCGTGTTGGTAGACAAAATTGAAGTGAGCGAAGAAGACAAGACGCGTTTGCAAGAAGGTATTGAAAAAGCTTTTGCGTTAAACGGCGGTTTGTGCAGCATTATTAATGATAAAGGCAAGGAGCGGGTTTATTCGGCTCATCGCATTTGCGTTGAGTGTGTACGTTCATTCCCAGAACTTGAACCACGCTTTTTCTCATTCAACTCGCCCATTGGCGCGTGCGAAAACTGTCACGGTCTTGGCTTTACCTACGAACAGGGTTACGACAGTAATTCTCAAACTAGTGAAGAAGGCGAAGAAGGCGGCGGCTCGTACTATTTGAGCTTTGGCTACTCTGAGCGTCCGTGTGACTGGTGTAAAGGCATGCGCTTAAAAGATGAAGTATTGGCGGTGCGGATTAAGGGCAAAAATATTGCTAACTACTGCATGATGTCCATTGGCGCTTTATTAAAAGAAATGAAAAGTTTTACGTTGACTGACGAAATGCAAGAGATTGCAGAGCCGCTCGTGCGCGAAATTATCAGCCGTTTGAGCTTTTTAGACAACGTTGGTCTTTCGTATTTAACGCTCGCGCGTACCGCCAGAACTCTTTCTGGTGGTGAAGGGCAGCGCATTCGTTTGGCAACGCAGATTGGCTCTGCGCTCAGCGGCGTGCTCTACATTTTGGACGAACCGAGCATTGGTTTGCACCAACGCGATAACGATCGTTTAATTGCCACGCTCAAGCTCTTGCGTGATCAAGGCAACACGGTGGTGGTGGTTGAGCACGACATGGACACTATTCGCGAGGCCGATTATTTAATTGACATGGGCCCAGCTGCCGGTATTTTGGGTGGCGAGGTTACCGCGTTTGGTACGCCTGAAGAAATGAAACATAATGAACACTCGCTTACCGGTGCCTACCTTTCTGGCAAGCGTGGTATTGTGGCACCGGCCAAGCGCCGTGCTCCGCGCGCGTTTATTACGCTCAAGGGTGCTAATGCCAACAACCTTAAAAATTTAAATGTACAAATACCGCTTGGTGTTTTTGTTGCCGTCTCTGGTGTTTCTGGTTCTGGTAAAAGCTCGTTGATTATGCAAACGTTGGCACCAGCGTTGCGCCAGTACTTTAGCCTTGGCTATTCCATTGGCCGCGGCTTTGACGAGATTGAGGGGCTGGATAATATTAAAAATATGGTGATGGTAGACCAAAGTCCAATCGGCCGCACGCCGCGCTCTAACCCTGCAACCTACTTGGGCATTTTTGACGAAATCAGAAAGCTGTTTTCCAGCCTGCCTGAAAGTAATGCGCGCGGTTATAAACAAGGTCGTTTCAGCTTTAACGTTGCTGAAGGGCGTTGTTTTGAATGTAGCGGTGAGGGCATTATTAAAGTTTCTATGCACTTTTTGGAAGACGTTATTGTTGTGTGTAAGTCATGCAAAGGCAAGCGCTACAACCAACAAACGTTAGAAATTTACTACAAAGGCAAGAACATTTATGACGTTTTGAATATGTCGGTTTTGGAAGCGCGTGAATTCTTTGAACATTTTACCAGTATCAAAAAGCGCCTCGACTTTTTGTGCGAAGTGGGGCTAGATTACATTAAGCTTGGCCAGGCTTCTACTACCCTTTCTGGTGGTGAGGCGCAACGGATTAAGTTGGTTAATGAGTTGGCCAAACGCGACAAAAATACGATGTACATTCTTGACGAGCCAACAACCGGCTTGCACAGCTGCGACGTTGAAAAGCTCTTGGTTGTTCTTAACAACTTGGTTAATCGTGGCAACACGGTCTTGGTTATTGAACATAACTTGGACGTGCTCAAGTGCGTTGATTACTTGATTGATATTGGGCCTGAAGGTGGCGATCAAGGCGGTTTGGTGGTTGCGAGTGGCACGCCAGAAGCGGTGTGCAAGGTTAAAAGCAGCTTGACCGGGCAGTATCTTAAAAAATATCTGAAGTGA
- a CDS encoding phosphotransferase, which translates to MMIKLLMISAFLLAGCVRTPLDKKLVSCGLDKKFSDDRALFGRVYLQKTVLKGGASGAQLYKLSDGAKNYVLRDISHRSEEDRIREISAQKNASENGYGPELYAYDVSQGKLIMSFLQACAQPNDRHQEMIKLVEALKKMHQGSAFFKCTSLVQQIKTFNSQVSILPKGIDRKKIAHLLDEISSLDVYPKCLTHRDLNPNNIFFTDQGVKFIDFENAALDDPFVDVATVIIFYQYAGAMENEFLKLYLGKEASQQDKDHLELMKKAVSLFYGLILLLLSKVGDSLQEMNIPESSLATALKKMFEGRLSLENQRDLLELALAFLHEALNTN; encoded by the coding sequence ATGATGATTAAGTTGCTGATGATCAGTGCTTTTCTGTTAGCGGGCTGTGTAAGAACGCCGTTGGACAAGAAATTAGTTAGTTGTGGACTAGATAAAAAATTTTCAGATGATCGAGCGCTTTTTGGCCGCGTATACCTACAAAAAACGGTTCTTAAAGGCGGAGCTTCAGGGGCTCAATTGTACAAACTATCAGATGGTGCAAAAAATTATGTGCTCAGAGATATCAGCCATCGTTCTGAAGAAGACAGAATACGGGAAATCAGTGCGCAAAAAAATGCTTCAGAAAATGGTTACGGTCCTGAATTATATGCCTATGATGTCTCGCAGGGAAAGTTGATCATGTCTTTTTTGCAAGCTTGCGCACAACCTAACGATCGACATCAAGAAATGATCAAGCTTGTTGAAGCTCTTAAAAAAATGCATCAAGGTTCTGCATTTTTTAAATGCACTTCTCTAGTTCAGCAGATAAAGACGTTTAACAGTCAAGTAAGCATCTTGCCCAAGGGTATAGATCGAAAGAAAATTGCTCATCTTTTAGATGAAATATCCTCTTTAGATGTCTATCCAAAATGTTTGACTCACAGAGACTTAAATCCGAACAATATATTTTTTACCGATCAAGGGGTCAAATTTATAGATTTTGAGAATGCTGCGCTTGATGATCCTTTTGTTGATGTTGCGACCGTCATTATTTTTTATCAGTATGCTGGTGCTATGGAAAATGAGTTTTTGAAGTTGTATTTGGGAAAAGAGGCATCACAACAGGATAAAGATCACTTAGAGCTCATGAAAAAAGCGGTATCGCTTTTTTACGGGCTAATTCTCTTATTATTATCTAAGGTTGGTGATTCGTTGCAGGAAATGAATATACCGGAATCAAGTTTGGCTACGGCTCTCAAGAAAATGTTTGAAGGTAGGCTATCATTAGAGAACCAGCGGGATTTACTAGAATTAGCTTTAGCTTTTCTGCATGAAGCACTGAATACAAATTAG
- a CDS encoding EndoU domain-containing protein, which produces MISFIRKRSPFVFLIISFSVPYLFGTPATNLPELHFTYPEKKNTYGIRTGSTEPSLWQNLPTNQNIIARINLAHMSPTDFEQAFQNEPNKKDILNDYKLYAFSAFRAYARSLPCYNEFMLSLQEKINNDKKFRKRTAHVEGFKYSFSFWSEKSGFHDFVNTEANNIRNNLQATQQQRPAQIKKYYLNVDNQNELEALTQNWIERIHLQPEDFIKNRLIDRTNALRQTHNRPEERFDYSSQVPSTKANDKYAAVFKQTYGTALDCQLHKELCQTRNAMFELEHNFDKNYHVEIIAPAVHHLAAQAKTEQCASIAFQLADFSHALTQLVAKGLDIFYDFSSRAGKGVLKAAKNTLSLEHWQEMATGALQLGLSFFDAIGQEDARQNAVLTAAISKNYDAIPEFAQEHCLHTQAQKDAISHCAKETYEKIKAMSWQEIVENGTELGATMIFDTLALHTLNGFATKTSRAVAERISNAVEKGAPLAQQYALEVAGFGKLTVDDGVKVAQEAADFFKNNPELIMDRYKQVLAKPNIEKAATPATTSLWHSENIPLSAIYGEVKEIAPEIMPRQNLKHYFLGEIRTKKGRQKLLGFHHARSYPERIQEIIIPPDKFGIYHAKYIYEGLEKESTFFPDHWDRITVLKKINEAYRNPNKFYTGGLIGTTSEGIEIEMWFFKKESGEIIINSAYPKKDQLLHG; this is translated from the coding sequence ATGATTTCTTTTATTCGCAAAAGATCGCCTTTTGTTTTTCTGATCATCAGCTTTTCCGTTCCATACTTATTTGGCACCCCTGCAACAAATTTGCCAGAACTACACTTTACCTACCCAGAAAAGAAAAATACTTACGGAATAAGAACTGGGTCAACCGAACCTTCTCTCTGGCAGAACCTACCTACAAACCAAAACATTATCGCCCGCATCAATCTTGCACACATGTCTCCGACTGACTTTGAACAGGCATTTCAAAACGAACCAAACAAAAAAGATATTCTCAATGATTATAAGCTCTATGCATTTTCTGCCTTTCGCGCTTATGCGCGCTCTTTGCCGTGCTACAATGAATTCATGTTGTCATTGCAAGAAAAAATTAATAACGACAAAAAATTCAGAAAAAGAACTGCACACGTTGAAGGCTTTAAATATAGCTTTTCTTTTTGGTCAGAAAAATCTGGCTTTCATGATTTTGTAAATACCGAAGCAAACAACATTCGCAACAATTTGCAGGCCACACAACAACAGAGACCAGCCCAGATAAAAAAATATTATTTGAATGTTGATAACCAAAATGAACTTGAAGCACTCACTCAAAACTGGATCGAACGAATTCATCTTCAACCCGAAGATTTTATTAAAAATCGATTGATAGATCGAACTAATGCATTGCGCCAAACACACAACAGGCCAGAAGAACGTTTTGATTACTCATCACAAGTACCCAGCACAAAAGCCAATGACAAATACGCAGCGGTATTCAAACAAACCTATGGCACGGCGCTTGACTGTCAACTTCACAAAGAACTATGTCAGACGCGCAATGCCATGTTTGAACTTGAACATAACTTTGACAAAAACTATCACGTAGAAATCATAGCCCCGGCAGTACACCACCTTGCTGCACAAGCAAAAACTGAACAATGCGCATCAATTGCTTTTCAGCTTGCAGATTTTTCTCATGCACTCACTCAACTCGTAGCAAAAGGCTTAGACATTTTTTATGACTTTTCTTCCAGAGCTGGAAAAGGGGTACTAAAAGCAGCTAAAAACACCCTCAGTCTTGAACACTGGCAAGAAATGGCTACCGGGGCGTTGCAGCTGGGCTTATCATTTTTTGATGCAATCGGCCAAGAAGATGCGCGCCAGAACGCAGTACTGACAGCAGCTATTTCAAAAAATTATGATGCAATCCCAGAGTTTGCTCAAGAACACTGTTTGCACACACAGGCCCAGAAAGATGCAATTAGCCATTGCGCAAAAGAAACGTATGAAAAAATAAAAGCCATGTCGTGGCAAGAGATTGTTGAAAACGGCACTGAGCTTGGTGCTACCATGATTTTTGATACGTTGGCATTGCATACTTTGAACGGATTTGCTACTAAAACCAGTCGCGCCGTTGCTGAACGAATAAGCAATGCGGTGGAAAAGGGAGCCCCTCTTGCTCAGCAATATGCTCTTGAAGTTGCCGGCTTTGGCAAACTCACAGTTGATGACGGGGTTAAAGTCGCACAAGAGGCAGCTGACTTTTTTAAAAATAACCCAGAACTCATAATGGACCGCTATAAACAGGTGTTGGCAAAGCCGAATATAGAAAAAGCTGCAACCCCAGCAACAACATCGTTATGGCACTCAGAAAATATTCCTCTCAGCGCTATATACGGTGAGGTAAAGGAAATTGCACCGGAAATAATGCCACGCCAAAATCTGAAACATTATTTTCTAGGAGAGATCAGAACAAAAAAAGGAAGGCAAAAACTCCTAGGTTTTCATCACGCAAGAAGCTACCCTGAAAGAATACAGGAAATAATCATTCCTCCAGACAAATTTGGTATATACCACGCAAAATATATTTATGAAGGCCTCGAGAAGGAATCAACATTCTTCCCGGATCACTGGGATAGAATTACTGTTTTAAAAAAAATCAATGAGGCTTATAGGAATCCGAACAAATTTTACACCGGTGGGTTAATCGGCACAACTTCGGAAGGAATAGAAATAGAAATGTGGTTCTTTAAAAAAGAATCTGGTGAAATAATTATAAACAGTGCGTATCCTAAAAAGGATCAATTATTACATGGCTAA
- a CDS encoding AAA family ATPase, with the protein MLLSRKSQFFIAAVSIIGTFNIQNIYSMQQPEINNSEQPKMPRQVSDQKKQAERRNSRPSLSESTSQQESSSRLRRRAERRSAKQKLASENTEQGGDLESLRQQASGLTLASHAEQWAESGSSVPKPAPENTSQQTEAKGSGQSRASVQSPQEGSSSSSTQQSSTKSGSKPVRANADNTVMNVKEYAEYAQKASNNAVQTANRAHMASENALRIACDAKKEAEKAKDYSKRAVIRVDKLIEDADTLEQELATMRQSSQDVQSGLQQSMQDAQNGIQQFVQDTQGGLQQSAQEIQERFDEFNARVTEAAQEIYEQVRDDAERKSQNNVEEKIRIAQAKIDEMERRGIFDQEAKLHAQATVDAEKVKWDSIKEMLQDTVFIAKIVGGVTLTVLGFYIIKYGVPFVLDYFSKPRVISETSEAGWFGQRRVVEDLDINDLLFTPVVQEQLYDLVLRIDSAKMFHENFPNVLLYGPSGTGKTAFVRALAHHLKLGYAFTSGSEFAKITDLNTANDELRKFIRWADDHEEGFIVFIDEADSLFANRKLLTTSKLTQDFINTFLALVQDGAQKNIMFIFATNHPFKLDDAIISRVGVSIEIELPGVAERVLILAMYLEKFAQKTVHILPEVMDKLAEYAEKLEGFSPRTMKCISEEMIVVARRQNGQLTDDIVHAIIDKSKRSQQQIQQWEKERDAWVGLQFSGVAA; encoded by the coding sequence ATGTTGTTATCACGTAAATCACAATTTTTCATAGCCGCTGTGAGTATCATCGGTACTTTTAATATCCAAAATATTTATTCAATGCAGCAGCCAGAGATTAATAACTCTGAGCAGCCTAAGATGCCAAGGCAAGTTTCTGATCAAAAGAAACAGGCTGAAAGGCGTAATTCGAGACCGTCACTTTCTGAGAGTACTAGTCAGCAGGAGAGTTCTTCTAGATTGAGGCGGCGGGCTGAGCGTCGCAGTGCAAAGCAAAAACTGGCTTCTGAGAACACTGAGCAAGGGGGAGACTTAGAAAGTTTGAGGCAACAAGCGTCAGGGCTAACATTAGCTTCTCATGCGGAGCAATGGGCTGAAAGCGGTAGCTCTGTGCCAAAGCCAGCTCCTGAAAACACCAGTCAGCAGACTGAAGCTAAGGGCTCTGGGCAAAGTCGAGCTTCTGTCCAATCGCCACAAGAAGGAAGTTCTAGTAGCTCTACTCAACAATCAAGTACAAAAAGTGGATCAAAACCTGTTCGTGCGAATGCAGATAACACGGTGATGAACGTAAAAGAATATGCCGAATATGCTCAAAAAGCCTCAAACAATGCTGTGCAGACAGCAAATAGGGCGCATATGGCGTCTGAGAATGCTTTACGTATTGCTTGTGATGCAAAAAAAGAGGCCGAGAAAGCGAAAGACTATTCAAAAAGAGCAGTAATTCGTGTAGATAAATTAATTGAAGATGCTGATACTCTTGAGCAAGAGCTAGCTACCATGCGACAATCTTCTCAAGATGTCCAGAGTGGTTTACAACAGTCTATGCAAGATGCTCAGAATGGTATACAGCAATTTGTTCAAGATACTCAGGGTGGTTTGCAACAGTCTGCTCAGGAAATTCAAGAAAGATTTGACGAATTTAATGCAAGGGTAACGGAGGCTGCGCAGGAAATTTACGAGCAAGTACGCGATGATGCCGAACGAAAAAGCCAAAACAACGTTGAAGAAAAAATTCGTATTGCTCAAGCAAAAATTGATGAAATGGAGCGCCGGGGTATTTTTGATCAAGAAGCAAAATTGCATGCGCAGGCAACCGTTGATGCTGAAAAAGTAAAATGGGACAGCATAAAAGAAATGCTTCAAGATACTGTATTTATTGCAAAAATTGTTGGTGGGGTGACCCTGACTGTGCTTGGTTTTTATATCATAAAATATGGTGTACCGTTTGTTTTGGATTATTTTTCAAAGCCGCGTGTGATCAGTGAGACTTCAGAAGCTGGTTGGTTTGGACAAAGAAGGGTGGTTGAAGATCTTGATATCAATGATCTCTTATTTACTCCTGTTGTTCAGGAGCAGCTTTATGATCTTGTTTTACGTATAGATTCTGCAAAAATGTTTCATGAAAATTTTCCAAACGTTTTGCTTTATGGTCCTTCAGGTACTGGCAAAACAGCTTTTGTAAGAGCACTAGCGCATCATTTAAAGCTCGGTTATGCTTTCACATCAGGTTCTGAGTTTGCAAAAATTACTGATCTTAATACAGCTAATGATGAGCTTCGTAAATTCATTCGATGGGCTGATGATCACGAAGAAGGGTTTATTGTTTTTATTGATGAAGCTGATTCATTGTTTGCCAACCGTAAACTTTTAACAACGTCAAAGTTAACGCAAGATTTTATTAATACGTTTTTGGCACTTGTTCAAGATGGTGCGCAGAAAAATATCATGTTTATTTTTGCCACCAACCACCCGTTTAAACTGGACGATGCAATTATTAGTCGTGTTGGTGTTTCTATTGAAATTGAACTGCCAGGCGTTGCGGAGCGGGTGTTGATTCTCGCGATGTATCTTGAAAAATTTGCACAAAAAACTGTTCATATACTGCCAGAAGTTATGGATAAGCTTGCTGAGTATGCTGAAAAGTTAGAAGGCTTTTCGCCGCGTACCATGAAATGTATTTCCGAAGAAATGATTGTTGTTGCTCGACGGCAAAATGGTCAGCTTACTGATGATATTGTTCATGCTATAATTGACAAATCAAAGCGTAGCCAGCAACAAATACAGCAATGGGAAAAAGAACGTGATGCATGGGTTGGTTTGCAATTTTCTGGGGTGGCTGCATGA
- a CDS encoding ATP-binding protein: protein MSLSQKKQFFIFFVSLLVIQNLYSAQQAKTGGTSSSSSSSSSAQSPALTELARIQDVYVRSLRSLSREVNSVKDHAQDSLCLLNQSFSLAHSSNNTALDAHASATQTQEQLQGLLASMNTLGQELTAAQQAAHAVQEQINTFDATVEQAAQGIYDQVRQDAEKKYQDTVADKVHVAREKIREKQRRGIFKESEKMRAQATVDAEKVKWASIKDMMHDPKLIAKIVGGLTLFTLGFFVIKYGIPALIDYFSKPRVISETSETGWFVSSEPLDDCDLSDLLFTPGVQEQLYDLILRVDSARSFHENFPNVLLYGLPGTGKTAFVRALAHHLKLGYAFTSGSEFAKITDLSTANDELRKFIQWADDHEEGFIVFIDEADSLFANRKLLTTSKLTQDFINTFLALVQDGAQKNIMFIFATNHPFKLDDAIIDRIGISIEIELPGAPERALMLAMYLEKFAQANKDAVVDIQPEVRSKFAEYAQLMDGFSPRTIKFIAEEMIVVARRHNGKLINDIVCAIIERAQQSQQQVQEWEKQREVWINAQAA from the coding sequence ATGTCGTTATCGCAAAAAAAACAATTTTTTATATTTTTTGTCAGTTTACTTGTTATTCAAAACTTATATTCAGCGCAGCAAGCAAAGACGGGTGGCACGTCGTCGTCGTCAAGTTCTAGTAGTTCAGCGCAAAGCCCAGCGCTCACAGAGCTTGCCCGCATTCAAGATGTTTATGTGCGTTCTTTACGAAGCTTGAGCAGAGAAGTTAACTCGGTCAAAGATCACGCGCAAGATTCGTTATGTCTCTTGAATCAAAGTTTTTCATTAGCGCACTCATCAAATAATACAGCTCTTGATGCTCATGCATCTGCTACACAAACGCAAGAACAGCTACAGGGATTGTTGGCATCTATGAACACGCTGGGCCAAGAGCTTACTGCTGCTCAGCAAGCTGCGCACGCCGTGCAAGAGCAGATCAATACTTTTGATGCAACGGTAGAGCAGGCAGCACAGGGGATTTATGATCAGGTTCGCCAAGATGCTGAAAAAAAATATCAAGATACTGTGGCAGACAAAGTTCATGTTGCTCGTGAAAAAATTCGTGAAAAGCAGCGACGTGGTATTTTTAAAGAGAGCGAAAAAATGCGCGCTCAAGCAACGGTTGATGCTGAGAAGGTAAAATGGGCAAGTATAAAAGACATGATGCATGACCCCAAATTAATCGCAAAAATTGTTGGTGGGTTGACGCTCTTTACCTTGGGTTTTTTTGTTATTAAATATGGCATACCTGCTCTTATTGATTATTTTTCAAAACCGCGCGTTATCAGCGAGACATCGGAAACTGGGTGGTTTGTAAGCAGTGAACCGTTGGATGATTGCGATCTGAGCGATCTTTTGTTTACGCCAGGGGTTCAAGAGCAGCTGTATGATCTTATTTTACGCGTAGATTCGGCGCGATCATTTCATGAAAATTTCCCCAACGTTTTGCTGTATGGTCTTCCTGGCACCGGCAAGACCGCCTTTGTAAGGGCTTTGGCGCATCATTTAAAGCTTGGTTATGCATTTACGTCTGGTTCTGAGTTTGCAAAAATTACCGACTTGAGCACGGCCAACGATGAGTTGCGTAAGTTTATTCAATGGGCAGACGACCACGAAGAAGGCTTTATTGTTTTTATTGATGAAGCTGATTCATTGTTTGCCAACCGTAAACTTTTAACAACGTCAAAGTTAACGCAAGATTTTATTAATACGTTTTTGGCGCTGGTGCAAGATGGTGCGCAGAAAAATATTATGTTTATTTTTGCTACCAACCATCCGTTCAAACTGGACGATGCCATTATTGATCGTATTGGTATTTCTATTGAAATTGAGCTGCCGGGTGCGCCGGAGCGGGCACTTATGTTGGCGATGTATCTTGAAAAATTTGCACAAGCAAATAAGGATGCGGTCGTTGATATTCAGCCAGAAGTCAGAAGCAAATTTGCTGAGTATGCTCAATTAATGGATGGCTTTTCGCCGCGTACTATAAAATTTATTGCCGAAGAAATGATTGTTGTTGCTCGACGACACAATGGAAAACTTATCAACGATATAGTGTGTGCCATAATCGAAAGAGCGCAGCAGAGTCAGCAGCAGGTGCAGGAATGGGAAAAACAACGTGAAGTTTGGATTAATGCGCAGGCGGCATAA